A genomic segment from Desulfurispora thermophila DSM 16022 encodes:
- a CDS encoding glycosyltransferase family 4 protein, with protein sequence MYRIMHVIRPAAGGMKNHLLAQLRYADRETFQLTVACPPEMVGVVEAMGVKVFSLPISPDTDLLTDRVVVKKLAVLLKQEKIDLLHAHGSRAGLLGRLAALLAGTPLRFFTAHNSIFYSGWPAWKQFSLVLAERVLAACSQQVIAVSENLRRELIEREKLPPHKVVCIHNGIEPGRFLEDQRRPDMKQDWGLSGASVVLGTVARLAPQKGLSTLLKAFALLYGQMAGENDLRLVLVGDGPLMSELRALAGELGIGERVIFTGMRRDIPQLMHCFDIFVLPSLTEGLPLTVLEAMAAGLVVVASRVGGIPEAVWDGQTGFLVPPGDEAALAEKLRYLVQQPELRCRMGEAGRMRVLEEFTAQSMVQKTEQLYFTWLKRFRKRLRSEGR encoded by the coding sequence ATGTATCGGATCATGCATGTCATAAGACCGGCTGCCGGTGGTATGAAAAATCACCTTTTAGCACAACTTCGCTACGCGGATAGGGAGACATTTCAGCTGACCGTGGCCTGTCCGCCCGAGATGGTAGGGGTAGTCGAGGCTATGGGGGTTAAGGTTTTTTCGTTGCCAATATCTCCAGATACTGACCTGCTTACAGATAGAGTAGTAGTTAAAAAACTGGCTGTTTTGTTAAAACAGGAAAAGATTGATCTGCTGCACGCACACGGTTCCCGGGCCGGTTTGCTGGGTCGCTTGGCTGCTCTCCTGGCCGGGACGCCTTTGCGTTTTTTTACTGCCCATAACTCAATTTTTTACTCGGGGTGGCCGGCATGGAAGCAATTTTCGTTGGTACTGGCCGAACGTGTCCTGGCCGCCTGCAGTCAGCAAGTGATTGCGGTTTCCGAGAATCTGCGCCGGGAGCTCATTGAGCGGGAAAAGCTGCCGCCCCATAAGGTGGTGTGTATCCACAACGGGATTGAGCCCGGTCGGTTTCTCGAGGATCAAAGGCGCCCAGATATGAAGCAAGATTGGGGATTGAGCGGGGCAAGCGTAGTGTTGGGTACGGTGGCCCGCTTAGCCCCCCAAAAGGGGCTTTCCACCCTGCTCAAGGCTTTTGCTCTTTTATACGGGCAGATGGCGGGGGAAAATGATCTGCGGCTGGTTCTGGTGGGGGACGGGCCGCTGATGTCTGAGCTCCGGGCCCTGGCTGGGGAGCTGGGTATTGGCGAGAGGGTCATATTCACAGGTATGCGCCGGGATATCCCGCAGTTGATGCACTGCTTCGATATATTTGTTCTTCCTTCGCTGACCGAAGGTCTACCCCTGACGGTGCTGGAGGCCATGGCGGCCGGGTTGGTTGTGGTAGCCAGCCGGGTTGGGGGAATACCCGAAGCAGTGTGGGATGGGCAGACTGGCTTTTTGGTACCGCCCGGTGATGAGGCGGCACTGGCGGAAAAACTACGCTACCTTGTACAGCAACCGGAATTGCGGTGCCGTATGGGAGAAGCGGGGAGAATGCGCGTGCTGGAGGAGTTTACGGCGCAAAGTATGGTGCAAAAAACCGAGCAGCTTTATTTCACCTGGCTGAAACGTTTTAGGAAAAGGTTGAGGAGCGAGGGGCGATGA
- a CDS encoding ferredoxin — translation MRVEVDQDLCISCGACIDTCPEVFDWNSDDKAHATVSEVPAELEDQAHEAVENCPTNAIKEE, via the coding sequence GTGCGCGTGGAAGTGGATCAGGATTTGTGTATCAGTTGTGGGGCCTGTATTGATACATGCCCGGAAGTCTTTGACTGGAACAGCGATGATAAGGCGCATGCTACTGTCAGCGAAGTGCCTGCTGAACTGGAAGACCAGGCCCATGAAGCGGTAGAAAATTGTCCTACAAATGCTATTAAGGAAGAATAA